From one Streptomyces sp. NBC_01478 genomic stretch:
- a CDS encoding carboxypeptidase regulatory-like domain-containing protein, whose translation MLSSRRARVRAPLSLLIAGCLAAGALAAIQPAIASAATPTSSADAGSSKASDLLNAVPQDNVPQNYVPAGCNNPSLDDGVAQCFADVRTGSDHIVRPQATAPPSTALGPADIQAAYSLPAGGEGRTVAIVDAYGNSHAEADLAEYRRHYGLPECTTANGCFRKVDQNGGTDYPADDAGWALETALDLDAVSAACPACNILLVQGDSASLDDLGTAVDTAVRLGAKYVSNSYGLPSEGAFQTAYDHHYDHPGVAVVASTGDTGHVQNWPATNPNVVAAGGTRLTRTGDTGRGWTESAWTSGGSGCSLYEAQPAYQRGLTTGCDTRATADISAVADPATGLAVYDTVSKDGWLQVGGTSLSAPLITAMYALAGTPVEGTYPVTYPYINGSGLSDVTTGSNDDCGTVECTAGTGWDGPTGLGTPAGVSALAFGVHGTLSGRVTDSASGAPLAGAALAISEESADGREYRVTTDADGAYDLPVAVGNYRITATDFGYQEKTSSGVGVAENQSTTVDLTLVKLPTRTVSGTVKDGSGHGWPLYSKITIDGYPNGALYSDPYTGKYSVELPEKATYAVHVAPVYPGYRSTDLSVPVGTADVRTNVAPDVDLTACVAPGHAYPAETGFEGWTGTTPEHGWTVVNHGTDGAAWDFADKTVWNFTGGTGNWASASPYTRGGVPEDTELVSPTFSLAGQTSPVLGFDAAYAPSNDSVANVDLSLDSGATWTTVWHQDTAEYLGHAEVSLPQAANAKHVKVRFHYSGSGLSLWQLDTVTVGSCAAVSGGIVAGKVIDGNTGGTITPATITDTADSYTTATTVATPDDLALADGYYWLFSAPAGRHTYTTASARYTTSTGTLTTQPDKVNRFDRTLKAGRLAVSSGSLSVSETLGGSSSKKVTFTNRGQAPLHVNLGEQSTGYTSPAGTSTTTSDSSAGTPTLRVKGNYSPGPMSSTSSASKSPSTDPPATAATGPWTGIADYPEPAMDNAVGTYQGKVYSVAGVSGIFNGQYLAHSYVHDPSTDAWTPIADLPEALESPGGAFIDGTMYVAGGWARDHAGASLYAYHPTTDTWTRLSDLPQAIGMPNVTVLDGSLYVIGGCTGSDCDDSVSTVYRYTPATDTWTRRADYPFTMERGACAGITGEVVCAGGITVVGGGVAPRTGQTYRYSPAADTWTRAADMPQAGWGATASGNDGKLQVVGGIIGVDAVNTAVEYDPVSNTWSDLPNAGSAIFRAGGGCGIYRIGGMTAAHDTATSAEVLPGHDQCDGDDVTWLSADRTSFDLAPGRSTTVTVRADASAVATAGTYTARLTYNTDAPYAGASVEVSLKVTIPKTWGHLSGTITDRRTGAPLPGATVLICPPAHTGTTGCGHLAHTVRTDSDGHYDLWLDARPSPLRITASAVGHRPVSKEVTLLPGRTTTADLSLTAT comes from the coding sequence TTGCTGTCCTCCAGACGTGCGCGCGTACGCGCGCCCCTCTCCCTCCTCATAGCCGGCTGTCTCGCCGCCGGAGCTCTCGCCGCGATACAGCCGGCCATCGCCTCCGCGGCCACCCCCACTTCCTCGGCCGACGCCGGCTCCTCCAAGGCCTCCGACCTGCTCAACGCCGTACCGCAGGACAACGTCCCGCAGAACTACGTCCCGGCCGGCTGCAACAACCCGAGCCTCGATGACGGCGTGGCCCAGTGCTTCGCCGACGTGCGCACCGGCTCCGACCACATCGTCAGGCCGCAGGCGACCGCGCCCCCGTCCACGGCGCTGGGCCCGGCCGACATCCAGGCGGCCTACAGCCTTCCCGCCGGAGGCGAGGGCCGGACGGTGGCGATCGTCGACGCGTACGGCAACTCCCACGCCGAGGCCGACCTGGCCGAGTACCGCAGGCACTACGGGCTGCCCGAGTGCACCACCGCCAACGGCTGCTTCCGCAAGGTCGATCAGAACGGCGGCACGGACTACCCCGCCGACGACGCGGGCTGGGCGCTGGAGACCGCGCTCGACCTCGACGCCGTCTCCGCCGCCTGTCCGGCGTGCAACATCCTTCTCGTGCAGGGTGATTCGGCGAGTCTGGACGACCTGGGCACCGCGGTCGACACCGCCGTGCGCCTGGGCGCCAAGTACGTCTCCAACTCCTACGGTCTGCCCAGCGAGGGCGCCTTCCAGACCGCGTACGACCACCACTACGACCATCCCGGTGTGGCCGTGGTCGCGTCCACCGGTGACACCGGCCATGTCCAGAACTGGCCCGCCACCAACCCCAACGTGGTGGCCGCCGGCGGCACCCGGCTGACCCGCACCGGGGACACCGGGCGCGGCTGGACGGAGTCCGCCTGGACCTCCGGCGGATCGGGCTGCTCGCTGTACGAGGCCCAGCCCGCCTATCAGCGGGGGCTCACCACCGGCTGCGACACCCGGGCGACGGCTGACATCTCCGCGGTCGCCGACCCCGCGACCGGCCTGGCCGTGTACGACACGGTGAGCAAGGACGGCTGGCTGCAGGTCGGCGGCACCAGCCTCTCCGCACCGCTGATCACCGCGATGTACGCGCTGGCGGGCACCCCCGTCGAGGGCACCTACCCGGTGACCTACCCGTACATCAACGGCTCCGGGCTGAGCGATGTCACGACAGGTTCCAACGACGACTGCGGCACGGTGGAGTGCACCGCCGGCACCGGCTGGGACGGCCCGACCGGTCTCGGCACCCCGGCCGGCGTGTCCGCGTTGGCCTTCGGCGTCCATGGAACGCTGTCCGGGCGAGTCACCGACAGCGCGTCCGGCGCCCCGCTCGCCGGTGCTGCGCTGGCCATCTCCGAGGAATCGGCGGACGGCCGGGAGTACCGCGTCACCACCGACGCCGATGGCGCGTACGACCTCCCCGTCGCGGTGGGCAACTACCGGATCACCGCCACCGACTTCGGCTACCAGGAGAAGACCAGCTCCGGAGTGGGCGTCGCCGAGAACCAGAGCACCACCGTCGACCTGACCCTGGTGAAACTCCCCACCCGCACGGTGTCGGGCACGGTGAAGGACGGAAGCGGGCACGGCTGGCCCCTGTACTCGAAGATCACCATCGACGGCTACCCGAACGGCGCCCTCTACAGCGACCCCTACACCGGCAAGTACAGCGTGGAGCTTCCGGAGAAGGCCACCTACGCCGTCCACGTGGCCCCGGTCTATCCCGGATACCGGAGCACGGACCTGAGTGTCCCGGTGGGCACGGCCGACGTACGTACCAACGTCGCGCCGGACGTGGACCTGACGGCCTGCGTCGCACCCGGCCATGCCTATCCGGCCGAGACCGGCTTCGAGGGCTGGACCGGCACCACGCCGGAGCACGGCTGGACCGTCGTCAATCACGGGACGGACGGCGCCGCCTGGGACTTCGCCGATAAAACGGTGTGGAACTTCACGGGCGGAACCGGGAACTGGGCCTCCGCGTCCCCCTACACCCGGGGCGGTGTCCCGGAGGACACCGAACTCGTCTCACCCACCTTCAGCCTGGCAGGCCAGACCTCACCCGTCCTCGGCTTCGACGCCGCCTACGCCCCCAGCAACGACTCGGTGGCCAACGTCGACCTCAGCCTCGATTCGGGCGCGACGTGGACCACGGTGTGGCACCAGGACACGGCCGAGTACCTGGGCCACGCCGAGGTTTCCCTGCCCCAGGCGGCAAACGCGAAGCACGTGAAGGTGCGCTTCCACTACTCCGGCAGCGGCCTGTCGCTCTGGCAGCTCGACACCGTCACCGTCGGCTCCTGCGCCGCCGTGAGCGGAGGCATCGTCGCCGGAAAGGTCATCGACGGCAACACCGGCGGCACCATCACGCCCGCCACCATCACCGACACCGCCGACAGCTACACGACGGCGACCACCGTGGCGACCCCCGACGACCTGGCGTTGGCCGACGGCTACTACTGGCTGTTCAGCGCCCCCGCCGGACGCCACACCTACACGACGGCCTCCGCCCGCTACACCACCTCGACCGGCACCCTCACCACACAGCCCGACAAGGTCAACCGGTTCGACCGCACGCTCAAGGCGGGCCGCCTGGCGGTGAGTTCGGGCAGCCTCTCCGTCAGCGAGACGCTGGGCGGATCAAGCAGCAAGAAGGTCACCTTCACCAACAGGGGGCAGGCGCCGCTGCACGTCAACCTCGGTGAGCAGAGCACCGGTTACACCTCACCGGCCGGTACCTCCACGACCACGTCGGACTCCTCGGCAGGCACACCGACGCTGCGCGTCAAGGGCAACTACTCACCCGGACCGATGAGTTCCACCTCCTCGGCCTCGAAGAGCCCGTCGACCGACCCGCCGGCCACGGCAGCGACCGGGCCCTGGACCGGCATCGCCGACTACCCCGAGCCCGCCATGGACAACGCGGTGGGCACCTACCAGGGCAAGGTCTACTCCGTCGCCGGAGTCTCCGGAATCTTCAACGGGCAGTACCTCGCCCACAGTTATGTGCACGACCCGTCCACCGACGCCTGGACACCCATCGCCGACCTCCCCGAGGCCCTGGAGTCACCCGGCGGGGCGTTCATCGACGGGACCATGTACGTCGCCGGCGGCTGGGCCAGGGACCATGCGGGCGCCTCGCTCTACGCGTACCACCCCACCACCGACACCTGGACCCGCCTCTCCGATCTGCCCCAGGCGATCGGCATGCCGAACGTGACCGTCCTCGACGGCAGCCTCTACGTCATCGGAGGCTGCACCGGATCCGACTGTGATGACAGTGTCAGCACGGTCTACCGCTACACCCCGGCCACCGACACCTGGACCCGCCGCGCCGACTACCCGTTCACCATGGAACGCGGGGCCTGCGCCGGCATCACCGGTGAAGTGGTCTGCGCCGGGGGCATCACGGTCGTCGGGGGAGGGGTCGCTCCCCGCACCGGACAGACCTACCGCTACAGCCCCGCCGCCGACACCTGGACCCGTGCGGCCGACATGCCCCAAGCCGGTTGGGGCGCCACCGCCAGTGGCAATGACGGCAAACTCCAGGTCGTCGGCGGCATTATCGGAGTGGACGCGGTCAACACCGCCGTCGAATACGACCCGGTGTCCAACACCTGGTCCGACCTTCCCAACGCCGGTTCCGCCATCTTCCGGGCCGGTGGCGGCTGCGGGATCTACCGCATCGGCGGCATGACCGCCGCCCACGACACCGCCACCTCGGCCGAGGTCCTGCCCGGGCACGACCAGTGCGACGGCGACGACGTCACCTGGCTGTCCGCGGACAGGACCTCCTTCGACCTCGCCCCCGGCCGCTCCACCACGGTCACCGTCCGCGCGGACGCCTCGGCCGTGGCCACGGCCGGTACCTACACCGCGCGGCTCACCTACAACACCGATGCCCCCTACGCCGGAGCATCGGTCGAGGTCAGCCTGAAGGTCACGATCCCGAAGACCTGGGGACACCTCTCCGGAACGATCACCGACCGGCGGACAGGAGCACCGCTCCCCGGAGCCACCGTCCTGATCTGCCCGCCGGCACACACCGGAACGACCGGCTGCGGCCACCTCGCGCACACCGTCCGCACCGACTCCGACGGACACTACGACCTCTGGCTGGACGCCCGCCCGAGCCCGCTGCGGATCACGGCCTCGGCGGTCGGCCACCGTCCGGTGTCCAAGGAGGTGACCCTGCTGCCGGGCCGCACCACGACGGCCGACCTGTCGCTGACCGCGACCTGA